The genomic region CAAATTGCATATACTATATATCTGGTCATAGAAATGAGATACTGTGTTTCTGAATTGATCTGCCACCAGGGCCGGCGTCCAGTGCTCTGAACTTCTATCCTTTCCTATGTGGCTCCTCTCTTTCCTACATCCATAGGCCCGGGCTGTTCCCATCCTGCCCCTGGGCCTGGCTCCAGACACCTTTGATGATGCTTACGTGGGCTGCACAGAGGAGATGGAAGAAAAGGCAGTCCCTCTGCTGAAGGAGGAGATGGCTGGCCACGCCCTGCTGCGGGAGTCCTGGGAGGCAGCACGGGAGGCCTGGGAGCACAAGCGTCGAGGGCTCACCCTGCCCCCTGGCTTCAAAGCCCAGCACGGAATCGCCGTCATGGTCTATACCAACTCATCTAACACTTTATACTGGGAGCTGAACCAGGCTGTGCGAACAGGCGGTGGCTCCCGGGAATTCTACATGAAGTACTTCCCCTTCAAGGCCCTGCATTTCTACTTGACCCGGGCCCTGCAGCTGCTGCAGGGCAGTGGGGGCTGCAACGGGGGACCTGGGAAGGTGGTGTTCCGAGGCGTGGGCACCCTTCACTTTGAACCCAAGAGGCTGGGGGACTCTGTCCGCTTGGGCCAGTTTGCTTCCAGCTCCCTGGATGAGGCAGTGGCCCGCAGATTTGGTAATGCCACCTTCTTCTCTCTAAGGACTTGCTTTGGGGCCCCTATCCAGGCCTTATCTGTCTTTCCTGAGGAGCGCGAGGTGCTGATCCCCCCACATGAAGTCTTCTTGGTCACCAGGTTCTCCCAGgaaggagcccagagcctggtgacTCTCTGGAGCTATAATCAGACCTGCAGCCACTTTAACTGTGCCTATCTGGGTGGTAAGCCATGCACGAGGGAAGCAGGACTGGTGGGATGGGTGAAACAAACCAGGATGCCCTTTCAGGAGACCCACTTGGTTAATGGGAAAGCTGAGGGCT from Panthera uncia isolate 11264 chromosome D1, Puncia_PCG_1.0, whole genome shotgun sequence harbors:
- the ART5 gene encoding ecto-ADP-ribosyltransferase 5; this encodes MVPSTSGPRFPESPPKTMLVALLMALHALWQARAVPILPLGLAPDTFDDAYVGCTEEMEEKAVPLLKEEMAGHALLRESWEAAREAWEHKRRGLTLPPGFKAQHGIAVMVYTNSSNTLYWELNQAVRTGGGSREFYMKYFPFKALHFYLTRALQLLQGSGGCNGGPGKVVFRGVGTLHFEPKRLGDSVRLGQFASSSLDEAVARRFGNATFFSLRTCFGAPIQALSVFPEEREVLIPPHEVFLVTRFSQEGAQSLVTLWSYNQTCSHFNCAYLGGEKRRGCVSVQTGGQPDSTSQGDFSLLSWKTLFLAPRGFQISGVGP